The archaeon BMS3Bbin15 DNA segment TTACAACTTACTTCAACAATGAGGTTGCAGGCGTACCCCCCGCAAGACACAGGTCGGGAAGGCCTTTAAAGACACTTGCCCAGAGACTCAAGGGCAAAGAGGGAAGGTTCAGAAGCAATCTATCGGGTAAGAGAGTGAACTTCTCTGCCAGGACAGTTATTTCTCCTGACCCTAATATAAGTATAAATGAAGTTGGTGTACCCGAGGTGATTGCAAGAGAACTCACAGTACCTGTGGTTGTAACTCCGCTGAATATAGAACACATGCAAGAGATTATAAAAAAAGGCCCCTACAATTACCCTGGTTCCAACTACGTGGAGCGTCCGGACGGCAACAGAATAAGTCTTGCCAGAGTTAAGAGTCTGGATGAGCTACTTGAAAAGGTAAAGCCTGGCTGGAAAGTGCACAGACATCTTATAAATGGCGATGTGGTTCTGTTCAACCGCCAGCCAAGTTTGCACAGAATGAGTATTATGGCACATGAAATAAGAGTTCTGCCATACAAAACTTTCAGACTGAACTTATGTGTATGTCCACCCTACAACGCTGATTTTGATGGCGATGAGATGAATTTACATGCAATTCAGGGGCAGGAAGCAAGGGCAGAGGCAAGAGTGCTCATGCGTGTTCAGGAACAGATACTTTCGCCGAGATTCGGTGGTCCAATAATCGGTGGAATCCATGACCATATTTCAGGAGCTTATCTCTTCACAATGAATGACACAAAATTCACAAAGGCTCAGGCTTTTCAGCTTATATATTCAAGTGGAATAAGAAAGTCTCTGCCTGACCCAATGATTGATGAAAATGATACAGAATATTACAGTGGAAAACAGCTTTTCTCCCTCGTTATTCCAGAAGGTCTGAATCTAAGCTATAAAGCAAAAATATGCCGAAAGTGTGATAAGTGTCTGGAAGAAGACTGCAAATATGACGCATATGTTGTGATAAGAAATGGAAAGCTCCTCAAAGGAGTTATGGATGAGAAGAGCTTCGGTGCCTTTTCGGGTGAACTTCTCGATAGAATAGTTAAAGATTACAGTACGGATGATGCAAGGATATTCCTCGATTCTGTTACAAAGCTGGTTATAAATGCAATTTCAAGAAGGGGCTTCAGTACAGGTATAGACGATGAAGATTTACCCGAGGAAGCCAGAGAAAGAATTGAAGAGATACTCATAAACGCTTATAAAGGTGTCCGGGAACTTATCAGAGCTTTTAATGACAAAGTTCTGGAGCATTTACCTGGCAGGAGCCTTGAAGAAACCCTTGAAATGCGTATTATGCAGGTGCTAAGTGAAGCAAGGGATAAAACGGGTACAATTGCCAATGAATACCTTGAAAAGGAAGAGAAGAAGAGGAGAAGAGAGAATAGTGCCAGAATCATGGCAATTTCTGGAGCAAGAGGCAGCCTTTTGAATTTAACTCAGATGACTGCATGTGTTGGACAGCAGGCTGTTAGAGGTGAAAGGATAAAGAGAGGATATGCAGGAAGGACTCTACCTCATTTCAAGGTTGGAGATATTGGGGCTGAAGCCAAGGGATTTGTGAAATCAAGCTATAAGAGCGGACTCTCACCGATAGAATTCTTCTTCCACAATATGGGTGGAAGAGAAGGTCTGGTCGATACTGGTGTAAGAACTTCCCAGAGTGGTTATATGCAGAGAAGGCTTGTTAATGCTCTGCAGGACCTCAAGGTTGAGTATGACAACACAGTCAGAGATACAAGAGGTGTGATAGTGGAGTTCAAGCACGGTGAGGATGGTGCAGACACATCAAGAACTGATTGGGGGAATATAGTCGATGTTGGCAAGATTGTAAGACGCTATGCAGACCAGAGGGGGAAATAGTAATGTATCTCAGTCAGAAAAAAATAGATGAAAGGCTCATGGAACTCAAAGAAGAAATACCCCTGAAAATGTATAATGACCTCAATAGAGAGCTCTCAAAAGTTAAGATTACTGAGGAGGCTCTTGAAAATATTCTGAAGGATGTGCTCAGAAGATACAAATATGCTGAGGTTGAGCCTGGTGAAGCAGTAGGTATACTTGCAGCTCAGAGTATGGGTGAACCAAGTACTCAGATGACCATGAGAACTTTTCACTATGCAGGTGTTGCTGAACTTAACGTTACCCTGGGGTTACCCAGAATTATTGAAATTGTGGATGCAAGAAAGCAGCCTTCAACACCCTCTATGACCATATACCTTGAAGAGGATTATAGAAATAACCCGAAAATGGCAAAGAAGGTTGCCAGTACGATAGGAAACCTATATGTTAGTGACCTTCTTGAAAGTGACGAGCTTGACTATCTTGGTTCCAAAGTTATTCTCTATCTTGATGAATACGAGCTTGATAAAAATGAGGTTGAGATAGACGAGATAGTCTCAAAGGTGAAG contains these protein-coding regions:
- the rpoC_1 gene encoding DNA-directed RNA polymerase subunit beta': MRILPKKIDGIKFGLMSPEYIRKFSVLKIITAETYDEDGYPIEGGLMDKRLGVVDPGLRCGTCNSRVGECPGHFGRIELARPVIHVGYAKRIYKVLKSVCRSCGRIKLPDERIERYRQEIKTARKIGKNIDSIIEDLFKEAKTPKKCPHCGGEIFEIKFEKPATYLEDGQRLSPTDVRERLERINDTDSVVMGFDLDVARPEWMILTVLPVPPVTARPSITLESGERSEDDLTHKLVDIIRINQRLEENIEAGAPQLIIEDLWELLQYHVTTYFNNEVAGVPPARHRSGRPLKTLAQRLKGKEGRFRSNLSGKRVNFSARTVISPDPNISINEVGVPEVIARELTVPVVVTPLNIEHMQEIIKKGPYNYPGSNYVERPDGNRISLARVKSLDELLEKVKPGWKVHRHLINGDVVLFNRQPSLHRMSIMAHEIRVLPYKTFRLNLCVCPPYNADFDGDEMNLHAIQGQEARAEARVLMRVQEQILSPRFGGPIIGGIHDHISGAYLFTMNDTKFTKAQAFQLIYSSGIRKSLPDPMIDENDTEYYSGKQLFSLVIPEGLNLSYKAKICRKCDKCLEEDCKYDAYVVIRNGKLLKGVMDEKSFGAFSGELLDRIVKDYSTDDARIFLDSVTKLVINAISRRGFSTGIDDEDLPEEARERIEEILINAYKGVRELIRAFNDKVLEHLPGRSLEETLEMRIMQVLSEARDKTGTIANEYLEKEEKKRRRENSARIMAISGARGSLLNLTQMTACVGQQAVRGERIKRGYAGRTLPHFKVGDIGAEAKGFVKSSYKSGLSPIEFFFHNMGGREGLVDTGVRTSQSGYMQRRLVNALQDLKVEYDNTVRDTRGVIVEFKHGEDGADTSRTDWGNIVDVGKIVRRYADQRGK